The Pelistega ratti genome window below encodes:
- a CDS encoding pirin family protein, with amino-acid sequence MSIDKLTAKTKDVGGIPVARLLPQPQRRTVGAWCFLDHAGPAVFEEESKGLQVGLHPHTNLQTFTWMLEGEVWHQDSLGNRQLIRPKQVNLMTAGTGHQYGISHTEQTPEGIKALHAVQLWIALPMNQEIKPNFEHYPELPMWSEGGIDYVLTTGSYQGHTAPTTQFSPLVGVDMQFTQAQSFHIDEVEGFEYGILVIAGEVEVNGVAYRADELAVLADCKNAQGKLELWASEGTHIMLLGGEPLPHPTLIWWNFVADSQEALEQAVADWNNGHARFGDINLDGTALKRLVAPEIQGKLS; translated from the coding sequence ATGTCTATTGATAAACTGACTGCTAAAACAAAAGATGTGGGAGGAATTCCCGTTGCACGTCTATTGCCTCAGCCGCAGCGTAGAACAGTAGGAGCATGGTGTTTTTTAGATCATGCTGGTCCTGCTGTATTTGAAGAAGAAAGTAAGGGCTTACAAGTAGGTTTACACCCACATACTAATTTACAGACCTTTACATGGATGCTAGAAGGAGAGGTATGGCATCAAGATAGTCTTGGTAATCGTCAATTGATCCGTCCTAAACAAGTAAACCTTATGACAGCAGGTACAGGACATCAATATGGGATTAGTCATACAGAACAAACACCTGAAGGGATAAAAGCATTACATGCTGTACAGCTTTGGATTGCTTTACCAATGAATCAAGAGATTAAACCAAATTTTGAACATTATCCAGAATTACCGATGTGGTCAGAAGGTGGTATTGATTATGTGTTAACAACAGGTTCTTATCAAGGACATACAGCACCGACAACACAATTTAGTCCTTTAGTAGGTGTAGATATGCAATTTACACAAGCACAATCTTTCCATATTGATGAAGTAGAAGGTTTTGAATATGGTATTTTAGTAATTGCAGGTGAAGTAGAGGTAAATGGTGTTGCTTATAGAGCCGATGAATTAGCTGTACTAGCAGACTGTAAGAACGCTCAAGGTAAACTTGAGCTTTGGGCATCAGAAGGTACGCATATTATGTTACTAGGTGGAGAGCCTTTACCACACCCTACATTAATTTGGTGGAACTTTGTCGCAGATAGCCAAGAAGCCTTGGAACAAGCTGTTGCTGATTGGAATAATGGTCATGCACGATTTGGTGATATTAATCTTGATGGTACAGCATTAAAACGCTTAGTTGCTCCTGAAATACAAGGAAAATTGAGTTAA